In Eremothecium gossypii ATCC 10895 chromosome V, complete sequence, the genomic stretch CTTAGTTGATGAAGAAGGCAGCCAATTAATTGTGAGCAGCTGGGATGGGACGGCATCACTGTACGACTGGGAGAAGAATAAGCGGATGGGGAGGTTAAGCCATGAGTGGCCGCTGACCAGTGTTGCAGTGTGCGCGGGGACGCGCAGAGCGTACGTGGGGAGTGCACAGGGCGaggtgctggagctggacTGGGAATCCGAGCGGATGGTGGCCCTGCAGGGCGTGCAGTGCGGGCTCGGGATCTCCGCGATGGGCAGCTACGGGCAGTTTGTGGTGGTGGGCTCGTGGGACGGCAGTCTAGCGGTGGTGGACACGCGGCGCAACACGGTACGGCACATCCGGCGCCTGACGGGGAAGATCCTCTCTCTGGACTGCGGGGCCGCGCGCGTGGTGTGCATGACTACGGACGGCGTGTATGTGTTCCGCACCAGCGATATTGACGCGGCGCCGGAACGACGCGAGTCGGGGCTCAAATACCAGTCGCGGTGTGTGCGACTGGTGCCCGACGAGGAGGGCTACGTGCAGAGCTCGGTCGACGGACGCGTGGCAGTGGAGTATTTCGGGGACGAGGGCCGCAAGTTTGCATTCCGCTGCCACAGGATGAATCTGAAGGACACCCAGCTGGTATTCCCGGTTAACGCGCTATGCTTCCACCCGAAGACGGCGTTGCTGTACACCGGCGGCTCGGACGGGCGGGTATTTGCATGGAATCTGACGACACGCAAAAAGGCCGAAGAACTCCCCAAGGTCGAGGACAGCGTGGTGAAGCTGTGCTGCAACCGCCGTGCGCTGGTGATTGCTGCGAGCGACGACTCCTTCAAGACGTCCGCGGTGGTCGAGGACATTGCGCTGCAACGCAGTCGCGTGTACGTCAAGGTGTTCTAGACTATGCATATTATACACAGGGGCGGTGCCTCTGCTGCGCTCTCTGCGTCAGTTGAGTAACTTGCCCATAAGTAGATCGTCCGATATAATCTTATAGTTGGAGCTGATTGCTAGCGCGCATTTCTGCAGCGCTTTCACCTCGCACTGCAACACACAGCGTGCCATCGCCTCCCTGCGGGGTGCAGGATCCATGGCCTGTAGATCAGTAGGTTTCTGGCCGTCAAAGACGGCTGCGTGGGGAGGGTACGCTTGCATTCTGTCGCGGATGACGCTCTCTAGGACGTCAGCGGCTTTCCTAGTGATGCGGCCACTTTCCAGTAACTGCATCACTTTCTTGGAGATTTTCCGGGTGCGGACGCTGAGCGTGCTACCCTTCCCAAGCGCAGCGCGGGGAACCTGCGCTAAGGCAACCAAAAGCTGGACGAGGAACGCCCCGTCTGGGGCGAGCTCTCCGTCTGCGTAGCAGTCATAGCTCTCCTCTACAATATCATTGTAGTCGAACAATTCACCGGCCCAGCCGTCCTTATCTTCGAGCAGCGCTAGCACAGCATCGAACGGGAAGTCTGGCACGGCAAGCTCCTTTGAGATAGTTTCACGGATCGCAGAGAGCTCGATTTCGCCGTAATCGTACTTGGAGCCCGTCCATTCCACGTAGCCGTAACGACGCAGTAGTTCGGCATTCGAGTAGCTACCGTAGAGGTTATAAACCTGTTCCCCTGCCTTGATGTCCTTTACGGCAATCATTTTCAGCTGGTCGCGGTCGTAGGTAAGGTTGGCATTGGCCAGATGGGTGTCAGAGTTTAGCGtctccgccagcgccaCAATGCTCTTGATGCAACCGTCAGCGGCGACCGTGCCGCCGTCTAGTGCACCGTCGTCGTCTTCCTCGTCGTCTTCCTCGTCGCTGTTGAGGCGGCAGTCAAACGAGTAGGCCATGATCACAGACGCAATGTGCACAAAGGCATCCCAAGACATCTCCTTAAGCTCTGAGAGTCCCCACTCTTCTGCCAGGGCCAGCACACGCGCGTGCATCTCCCGCGCAGACTCATCTCCGATCCGCGAACCCACCAGCGACGGCGtcagcagctgccgctgctccGCATTCCAGTAAATGAGGTTGTCCATCTCCTCCACCGCCGGAAAGAGCCGGAGACAGGGCCACCAGCGCGACCGCTCCTGCAAAACGCAGCGCTCGTAGTACACGCACATCACCAGTCCCTCCCAGTGGCCGATCTTCTCCTCAAGCGCAGCGGGCAGCCCAGCCGCACACTCCCGAAGAGCGCTCGTGTGTACATTGAGCAGCGCACTCCGGGGAATAGTAAAGAGCGTGGCTCCCTCTTGTACTGCGCCGCTGGCAACCACGCTGCGGTTCTGGCCCGCATCACGCAAATCTTCCACCCTCACCTCGGGTGCAACCTCAATCCCCACCTTTGGCAGCCACTGAACAAACTGCGCGGTAGCCTCTGCAAACTCGTCTACCATTATTAATCCCTATCGTCTCTACAGATCCAGAATTCACTGTTCTCGCTCGGGATGATCACCGCTCATCGCATGCCAGCGTGATTTTCAAATTTTCACCTGCCCTGGGACCTTAGCCAGCGCCATAAACTTGGGCCATATCTCACCCACAGTTCAAGATAAACACAGGTAGAAGCTTCGTGACGCCTCAATGGTGGTCGATTCGGCACTTTCTGTTATGTGGCAGTCGTAGACTTTCCGGACGTTCGATGGTCACATGATTGTGCCTTCTTACCCGGCCTACTTGTGGCGGAATATTCCAGAACGTGGCAGGCCCTATGTCAGAACGGATGGTGAACAAGCGCTATAAATGAGCATTACACGCGTGTAGTCAGTCCTAC encodes the following:
- the BUB3 gene encoding Bub3p (Syntenic homolog of Saccharomyces cerevisiae YOR026W (BUB3)), which produces MVSGEPGNVASAMAYVELKDVSKDYLSGVCLVDEEGSQLIVSSWDGTASLYDWEKNKRMGRLSHEWPLTSVAVCAGTRRAYVGSAQGEVLELDWESERMVALQGVQCGLGISAMGSYGQFVVVGSWDGSLAVVDTRRNTVRHIRRLTGKILSLDCGAARVVCMTTDGVYVFRTSDIDAAPERRESGLKYQSRCVRLVPDEEGYVQSSVDGRVAVEYFGDEGRKFAFRCHRMNLKDTQLVFPVNALCFHPKTALLYTGGSDGRVFAWNLTTRKKAEELPKVEDSVVKLCCNRRALVIAASDDSFKTSAVVEDIALQRSRVYVKVF
- the RKM4 gene encoding ribosomal lysine N-methyltransferase (Syntenic homolog of Saccharomyces cerevisiae YDR257C (RKM4)), translating into MVDEFAEATAQFVQWLPKVGIEVAPEVRVEDLRDAGQNRSVVASGAVQEGATLFTIPRSALLNVHTSALRECAAGLPAALEEKIGHWEGLVMCVYYERCVLQERSRWWPCLRLFPAVEEMDNLIYWNAEQRQLLTPSLVGSRIGDESAREMHARVLALAEEWGLSELKEMSWDAFVHIASVIMAYSFDCRLNSDEEDDEEDDDGALDGGTVAADGCIKSIVALAETLNSDTHLANANLTYDRDQLKMIAVKDIKAGEQVYNLYGSYSNAELLRRYGYVEWTGSKYDYGEIELSAIRETISKELAVPDFPFDAVLALLEDKDGWAGELFDYNDIVEESYDCYADGELAPDGAFLVQLLVALAQVPRAALGKGSTLSVRTRKISKKVMQLLESGRITRKAADVLESVIRDRMQAYPPHAAVFDGQKPTDLQAMDPAPRREAMARCVLQCEVKALQKCALAISSNYKIISDDLLMGKLLN